Proteins from a single region of Sebastes umbrosus isolate fSebUmb1 chromosome 8, fSebUmb1.pri, whole genome shotgun sequence:
- the pgam5 gene encoding serine/threonine-protein phosphatase PGAM5, mitochondrial isoform X4 has product MSYRKTLKLVFGLAGGSAVLVFAAAAADSRGYLGEQRGEAAAGRWSRFTTVLQAAQPAWTPASHTPAPTGHAWDFNWDKRDPAALTNGKKTPAPATEDPSSEQDNGKPKATRNILLIRHSQYNLSGISDKERILTPLGREQAEFTGQRLAALGLKYDVLVHSSMARATETANIISKHLSGVDLVSCDLLREGAPIEPVPPVTHWKPDAVYHEDGARIEAAFRRYIHRADAKQKEDSFEIIVCHANVIRYFVCRALQFPPEGWLRMGLNNGSITWLTIRPSGRVALRTLGDSGFMPPDKLTRT; this is encoded by the exons ATGTCGTACAGGAAAACTTTGAAACTCGTGTTTGGTCTCGCCGGAGGCTCGGCCGTCCTGGTGTTCGCTGCTGCCGCCGCGGACTCCCGCGGATACCTCGGTGAGCAGCGCGGAGAGGCGGCGGCCGGTCGGTGGTCGAGGTTCACCACGGTTCTTCAAGCTGCGCAGCCGGCGTGGACACCGGCCAGCCACACACCAGCACCCACTGGACACGCCTGGGACTTCAACTGGGACAA GAGAGACCCAGCTGCTCTGACTAATGGGAAGAAGACTCCAGCTCCAGCTACTGAAGACCCCAGCTCCGAGCAGGACAACGGCAAACCAAAAGCTACACGCAACATCCTCCTCATCAGACACTCCCAGTACAACCTGAGTGGGATCAGCGACAAGGAGAGGATCCTCACTCCATTAG GTCGTGAGCAGGCTGAGTTCACGGGCCAGCGGTTGGCAGCTTTGGGGCTCAAGTATGATGTTCTGGTCCACTCCAGCATGGCCAGGGCCACAGAGACGGCAAATATCATCAGCAAACACCTCTCAG GAGTGGATCTGGTGAGCTGTGATTTGCTGAGAGAGGGCGCACCTATCGAGCCGGTTCCACCCGTTACTCACTGGAAGCCCGACGCTGTG TACCACGAAGACGGAGCTCGCATTGAGGCAGCCTTCCGCCGCTACATCCACCGGGCCGACGCCAAGCAGAAGGAGGACAGCTTCGAGATCATCGTGTGTCATGCCAATGTCATCCGTTATTTTGTCTGCAG GGCTCTTCAGTTTCCTCCAGAGGGCTGGTTACGTATGGGCTTGAACAACGGCAGCATCACGTGGCTCACCATCCGACCCAGCGGCAGGGTGGCCCTCAGAACTCTGGGAGACTCAGGATTCATGCCCCCGGACAAACTAACGCGGACCTGA
- the ankle2 gene encoding ankyrin repeat and LEM domain-containing protein 2, with protein sequence MEAVLSRLRELSADELREEFARADVKCGPITATTRATFERKLARVLAKPDSTATESDNGSSAGVSGDAASVADYAKPVSCATSAVAPTTAATSSNPTEAASEEMDFGYGVGLNPPEEEEISVKATSNSSAGGSNSQSKTETPSKSAQVSPTFYGVCPLWEDVLARNERAHVYSDKKDALQAVKMMKGARFKAFPNREDAEKFAKGICDYFPSPNKSAPCVSPVKPGLVISKDNMEIDTINRERANSFKSPRTQDLTAKLRKAVEKGDEVTFSELVWSNPRYLIGSGDNPTIVQEGCRYNVMHVAAKENQAGIAQLLLDTLENPEFMRLMYPDDQEVMLQKRIRYIVDLYLNTPDKAGFETPLHFACKFGCPDVVNVLCSHPDSDKNCKNKDGQKPCDLICSRKNKTQEVKQKISDYLEDRCYIPLLRATDNTSQPIIGGLWSPESSESLSLTQRHTRSPMDPVMTVTAFAGPLSPSKADDFRRSWKTPPRNRAELFHHILKSDPDRGAERVGRDLAHEMGHPWAEYWDFLDSFVDLSSTEGLRKLDEYLNKKDFSPRPHEEAGENETSNRFKTPSPGKPKKFCNSISVGAFLDEGDDISLEEMKNRQNAALTSITSSAASKDCLKGAVGGREFHILPMALHHRGADLIETAAEQDLLCCCDDGLLSPGVVCKNGVCSSSRDRTHNGDKVTPRTSPSSSSCLLSPISNLMVEFERMSLQEPLDSSASSRERRSSGGNRHRDVRDSYGSSSATDLSPGLNRLSLGHSSQDGETVEGPGWRTEGGEAEERRSSGSSEEYFEAEESLEVLGRTRGSVTGARNFCARSKSWDHGGRDLSSSGSSGSSYKSLDNSNEFLPRTPPHSRRGLFIDGDSPSKLDREVLSAIDDLDVDPQKYPSIHKWKSTMKSYTTSDMQSWPSPAVVKPRLRMQHQTPGSPVSGLMSPTGRFSPARHAASPDFSPSRYSPANASYIQRIRLKHLNEPPI encoded by the exons ATGGAGGCGGTTCTGAGCAGGCTGAGGGAGCTAAGTGCTGACGAACTGCGCGAGGAGTTTGCCCGAGCAGACGTCAAGTGCGGCCCTATCACAGCTACCACCCGAGCCACCTTTGAGAGGAAGTTAGCCAGAGTCCTGGCCAAGCCAGATAGCACTGCCACTGAATCAGACAACGGCTCTTCGGCAGGCGTCTCGGGCGATGCGGCCTCCGTTGCAGATTATGCCAAACCTGTGTCATGTGCCACTTCAGCAGTTGCACCCACCACTGCTGCAACAAGCAGCAACCCCACCGAGGCCGCCAGCGAAGAGATGGACTTTGGCTATGGCGTGGGTCTCAACCCtccggaggaagaggagatctCGGTGAAGGCAACGTCAAACAGCTCTGCAGGAGGCAGTAACTCACAGTCCAAAACGGAAACCCCTTCAAAGTCGGCACAAGTGTCCCCAACCTTTTATGGAGTATGTCCACTGTGGGAGGATGTTTTGGCTAGAAATG AGAGAGCACATGTATACTCAGATAAGAAAGATGCCCTTCAAGCTGTTAAGATGATGAAGGGAGCCCGCTTCAAAGCCTTTCCCAACCGGGAGGATGCTGAGAAGTTCGCTAAGGGGATCTGTGACTATTTCCCCTCTCCCAACAAATCTGCACCCTGTGTATCTCCTGTCAAACCAGGCCTGGTCATTAGTAAAG ACAACATGGAGATCGATACCATCAACCGAGAGCGGGCCAACAGTTTCAAGAGCCCACGCACCCAAGACCTGACCGCCAAACTGAGGAAAGCTGTGGAGAAAGGCGATGAGGTGACCTTCAGCGAGCTGGTCTGGAGCAACCCACGCTATCTCATCGGCTCAGGGGACAATCCCACTATCGTGCAG GAGGGCTGTCGGTACAACGTAATGCACGTGGCAGCCAAGGAGAACCAGGCAGGAATCGCCCAGCTGCTGCTCGACACCTTGGAAAACCCTGAGTTTATGCGCCTCATGTATCCAGACGACCAGGAAGTTATGCTGCAGAAACGTATCCGCTACATTGTAGATCTTTACCTCAACACTCCAGATAAGGCT GGCTTTGAAACACCACTCCACTTTGCCTGCAAGTTTGGGTGCCCAGACGTGGTTAATGTCCTGTGCTCGCATCCTGACAGCGATAAGAACTGTAAGAACAAGGATGGCCAGAAGCCTTGTGAT CTTATTTGtagcagaaaaaataaaacccaaGAAGTGAAGCAGAAGATCAGTGACTATTTGGAGG ACCGCTGCTATATCCCTTTGCTGAGGGCAACCGACAACACCTCTCAGCCCATCATTGGTGGTCTGTGGTCACCCGAGTCCTCAGAAAGTCTCTCGCTGACCCAGCGGCACACAAGAAGCCCCATGGATCCCGTGATGACCGTCACAGCCTTCGCTGGCCCACTGAGTCCTTCTAAA GCAGATGATTTCCGTCGGTCCTGGAAGACGCCGCCCCGAAACCGGGCGGAGCTTTTCCATCACATTCTCAAGTCTGATCCTGACCGTGGGGCAGAGAGAGTGGGCAG AGACCTGGCTCATGAGATGGGCCACCCGTGGGCTGAGTACTGGGACTTCCTGGACAGTTTCGTGGATCTGTCATCAACCGAGGGGCTCCGCAAGCTGGACGAGTACCTTAACAAGAAGGATTTCAGCCCACGGCCTCATGAAGAGGCCGGGGAGAATGAGACCAGCAACAGGTTCAAAACCCCCTCTCCAG GCAAGCCCAAAAAGTTCTGCAACTCCATCTCTGTCGGTGCCTTCCTGGACGAGGGTGATGACATCAGCCTTGAGGAGATGAAGAACCGGCAGAACGCAGCACTCACCAGCATCACATCCTCTGCTGCATCCAAGGACTGCCTAAAGGGAGCAGTGGGCGGCCGAGAGTTCCACATCCTGCCCATGGCGCTGCACCACCGCGGGGCCGACCTGATCGAGACGGCGGCCGAGCAGGACCTGCTGTGCTGCTGCGACGATGGCCTCCTGTCGCCTGGCGTCGTCTGCAAAAACGGGGTGTGCTCCTCCTCCAGAGATAGGACTCACAATGGAGACAAGGTGACTCCTCGCAcctccccatcctcctcctcctgcctgcTGTCGCCCATCTCCAACCTCATGGTGGAGTTTGAGCGCATGTCGCTGCAAGAGCCGCTGGACAGCTCCGCCAGCAGCAGGGAGCGGAGGAGCAGCGGTGGGAACCGGCACAGGGACGTCCGGGACTCCTACGGCTCCTCTTCGGCCACAGACCTCAGCCCCGGGCTGAACCGCCTGTCTCTTGGTCACAGCAGTCAGGATGGCGAGACCGTGGAGGGGCCAGGCTGGAgaacagagggaggagaggcagaggagaggcGCAGCAGTGGCAGCTCAGAGGAGTACTTTGAAGCAGAGGAGAGTCTGGAGGTGCTGGGCAGGACTAGGGGGTCAGTAACAGGGGCGCGCAACTTCTGTGCTAGGTCCAAGTCATGGGACCACGGGGGGAGGGACCTGAGCAGCTCAGGATCCTCTGGGTCTTCCTATAAGTCCTTGGATAACTCCAACGAGTTCCTACCCAGGACTCCGCCGCACAGTAGAAGAGGACTTTTCATCGACGG GGATTCACCATCCAAGCTGGACAGAGAGGTCTTGTCCGCAATTGACGACTTAGACGTCGATCCCCAGAAGTATCCCAGCATTCACAAGTGGAAGAGCACAATGAAGTCGTACACGACGTCAGACATGCAGAG CTGGCCCAGCCCTGCGGTGGTAAAACCACGACTCAGGATGCAGCATCAGACTCCCGGGTCCCCGGTCAGCGGCCTGATGTCTCCCACCGGTCGCTTCAGTCCCGCCCGGCACGCCGCCTCGCCGGATTTCAGCCCCAGCCGTTACAGCCCTGCCAATGCTAGCTACATCCAGCGCATCCGCCTCAAGCACTTGAACGAGCCACCGATCTAA
- the pgam5 gene encoding serine/threonine-protein phosphatase PGAM5, mitochondrial isoform X1: MSYRKTLKLVFGLAGGSAVLVFAAAAADSRGYLGEQRGEAAAGRWSRFTTVLQAAQPAWTPASHTPAPTGHAWDFNWDKRDPAALTNGKKTPAPATEDPSSEQDNGKPKATRNILLIRHSQYNLSGISDKERILTPLGREQAEFTGQRLAALGLKYDVLVHSSMARATETANIISKHLSGPGVDLVSCDLLREGAPIEPVPPVTHWKPDAVQYHEDGARIEAAFRRYIHRADAKQKEDSFEIIVCHANVIRYFVCRALQFPPEGWLRMGLNNGSITWLTIRPSGRVALRTLGDSGFMPPDKLTRT, from the exons ATGTCGTACAGGAAAACTTTGAAACTCGTGTTTGGTCTCGCCGGAGGCTCGGCCGTCCTGGTGTTCGCTGCTGCCGCCGCGGACTCCCGCGGATACCTCGGTGAGCAGCGCGGAGAGGCGGCGGCCGGTCGGTGGTCGAGGTTCACCACGGTTCTTCAAGCTGCGCAGCCGGCGTGGACACCGGCCAGCCACACACCAGCACCCACTGGACACGCCTGGGACTTCAACTGGGACAA GAGAGACCCAGCTGCTCTGACTAATGGGAAGAAGACTCCAGCTCCAGCTACTGAAGACCCCAGCTCCGAGCAGGACAACGGCAAACCAAAAGCTACACGCAACATCCTCCTCATCAGACACTCCCAGTACAACCTGAGTGGGATCAGCGACAAGGAGAGGATCCTCACTCCATTAG GTCGTGAGCAGGCTGAGTTCACGGGCCAGCGGTTGGCAGCTTTGGGGCTCAAGTATGATGTTCTGGTCCACTCCAGCATGGCCAGGGCCACAGAGACGGCAAATATCATCAGCAAACACCTCTCAG GTCCAGGAGTGGATCTGGTGAGCTGTGATTTGCTGAGAGAGGGCGCACCTATCGAGCCGGTTCCACCCGTTACTCACTGGAAGCCCGACGCTGTG CAGTACCACGAAGACGGAGCTCGCATTGAGGCAGCCTTCCGCCGCTACATCCACCGGGCCGACGCCAAGCAGAAGGAGGACAGCTTCGAGATCATCGTGTGTCATGCCAATGTCATCCGTTATTTTGTCTGCAG GGCTCTTCAGTTTCCTCCAGAGGGCTGGTTACGTATGGGCTTGAACAACGGCAGCATCACGTGGCTCACCATCCGACCCAGCGGCAGGGTGGCCCTCAGAACTCTGGGAGACTCAGGATTCATGCCCCCGGACAAACTAACGCGGACCTGA
- the pgam5 gene encoding serine/threonine-protein phosphatase PGAM5, mitochondrial isoform X3, producing the protein MSYRKTLKLVFGLAGGSAVLVFAAAAADSRGYLGEQRGEAAAGRWSRFTTVLQAAQPAWTPASHTPAPTGHAWDFNWDKRDPAALTNGKKTPAPATEDPSSEQDNGKPKATRNILLIRHSQYNLSGISDKERILTPLGREQAEFTGQRLAALGLKYDVLVHSSMARATETANIISKHLSGVDLVSCDLLREGAPIEPVPPVTHWKPDAVQYHEDGARIEAAFRRYIHRADAKQKEDSFEIIVCHANVIRYFVCRALQFPPEGWLRMGLNNGSITWLTIRPSGRVALRTLGDSGFMPPDKLTRT; encoded by the exons ATGTCGTACAGGAAAACTTTGAAACTCGTGTTTGGTCTCGCCGGAGGCTCGGCCGTCCTGGTGTTCGCTGCTGCCGCCGCGGACTCCCGCGGATACCTCGGTGAGCAGCGCGGAGAGGCGGCGGCCGGTCGGTGGTCGAGGTTCACCACGGTTCTTCAAGCTGCGCAGCCGGCGTGGACACCGGCCAGCCACACACCAGCACCCACTGGACACGCCTGGGACTTCAACTGGGACAA GAGAGACCCAGCTGCTCTGACTAATGGGAAGAAGACTCCAGCTCCAGCTACTGAAGACCCCAGCTCCGAGCAGGACAACGGCAAACCAAAAGCTACACGCAACATCCTCCTCATCAGACACTCCCAGTACAACCTGAGTGGGATCAGCGACAAGGAGAGGATCCTCACTCCATTAG GTCGTGAGCAGGCTGAGTTCACGGGCCAGCGGTTGGCAGCTTTGGGGCTCAAGTATGATGTTCTGGTCCACTCCAGCATGGCCAGGGCCACAGAGACGGCAAATATCATCAGCAAACACCTCTCAG GAGTGGATCTGGTGAGCTGTGATTTGCTGAGAGAGGGCGCACCTATCGAGCCGGTTCCACCCGTTACTCACTGGAAGCCCGACGCTGTG CAGTACCACGAAGACGGAGCTCGCATTGAGGCAGCCTTCCGCCGCTACATCCACCGGGCCGACGCCAAGCAGAAGGAGGACAGCTTCGAGATCATCGTGTGTCATGCCAATGTCATCCGTTATTTTGTCTGCAG GGCTCTTCAGTTTCCTCCAGAGGGCTGGTTACGTATGGGCTTGAACAACGGCAGCATCACGTGGCTCACCATCCGACCCAGCGGCAGGGTGGCCCTCAGAACTCTGGGAGACTCAGGATTCATGCCCCCGGACAAACTAACGCGGACCTGA
- the pgam5 gene encoding serine/threonine-protein phosphatase PGAM5, mitochondrial isoform X2: protein MSYRKTLKLVFGLAGGSAVLVFAAAAADSRGYLGEQRGEAAAGRWSRFTTVLQAAQPAWTPASHTPAPTGHAWDFNWDKRDPAALTNGKKTPAPATEDPSSEQDNGKPKATRNILLIRHSQYNLSGISDKERILTPLGREQAEFTGQRLAALGLKYDVLVHSSMARATETANIISKHLSGPGVDLVSCDLLREGAPIEPVPPVTHWKPDAVYHEDGARIEAAFRRYIHRADAKQKEDSFEIIVCHANVIRYFVCRALQFPPEGWLRMGLNNGSITWLTIRPSGRVALRTLGDSGFMPPDKLTRT, encoded by the exons ATGTCGTACAGGAAAACTTTGAAACTCGTGTTTGGTCTCGCCGGAGGCTCGGCCGTCCTGGTGTTCGCTGCTGCCGCCGCGGACTCCCGCGGATACCTCGGTGAGCAGCGCGGAGAGGCGGCGGCCGGTCGGTGGTCGAGGTTCACCACGGTTCTTCAAGCTGCGCAGCCGGCGTGGACACCGGCCAGCCACACACCAGCACCCACTGGACACGCCTGGGACTTCAACTGGGACAA GAGAGACCCAGCTGCTCTGACTAATGGGAAGAAGACTCCAGCTCCAGCTACTGAAGACCCCAGCTCCGAGCAGGACAACGGCAAACCAAAAGCTACACGCAACATCCTCCTCATCAGACACTCCCAGTACAACCTGAGTGGGATCAGCGACAAGGAGAGGATCCTCACTCCATTAG GTCGTGAGCAGGCTGAGTTCACGGGCCAGCGGTTGGCAGCTTTGGGGCTCAAGTATGATGTTCTGGTCCACTCCAGCATGGCCAGGGCCACAGAGACGGCAAATATCATCAGCAAACACCTCTCAG GTCCAGGAGTGGATCTGGTGAGCTGTGATTTGCTGAGAGAGGGCGCACCTATCGAGCCGGTTCCACCCGTTACTCACTGGAAGCCCGACGCTGTG TACCACGAAGACGGAGCTCGCATTGAGGCAGCCTTCCGCCGCTACATCCACCGGGCCGACGCCAAGCAGAAGGAGGACAGCTTCGAGATCATCGTGTGTCATGCCAATGTCATCCGTTATTTTGTCTGCAG GGCTCTTCAGTTTCCTCCAGAGGGCTGGTTACGTATGGGCTTGAACAACGGCAGCATCACGTGGCTCACCATCCGACCCAGCGGCAGGGTGGCCCTCAGAACTCTGGGAGACTCAGGATTCATGCCCCCGGACAAACTAACGCGGACCTGA